The region CGTTTGAGCGCATGCGGTGCAGAGCGGTAGAGCGGCAGGATGAAGTTATACAGCACCTTACCAAAGCCGGGCATCCGCGCGTCTTTGGCTTCGGCGAAATAGCAGGCTTCGATCAGTGGGTCGCGGTCGCGCAGGCGTTGTGGCATCTGCTCATAGAGCATGCCTTCGCGAATGCCGTAGCTGGAAATAGCGATGTCCTTGGGGCGGAAGGTCTTGACCAGACGGCTGAGCACCTCGGCGGCATAGGGCACCAGCGACATCCGGCTGGACGAGACGTTACAGGCGTTGCGCAGTTCTTCGAGATCAGAAGCTTGGATGAATTTCACCGTTTCGCGCACCGAGGTGACGGTCATGCGGTATTCATGCAGCACATGCAGCGGATAGCCGCGGCGGTACATGTCGATCCGCGCAATCGCCCGCCATGAGCCGCCCACAAGAAACAACCGGTCACGCTGGCTGCCCATCTTTTCCTGAAGCCCGGTAATAACCTCTTTGATATGGGCGTGTCGGCCTTTGGCACCGCCCTTGAGATCGCGCAGCTTCAGCGGCCCGAGTTGCGAGGTCACCCGCCGCCCGACGCGCCCACCAGAGATTTCTGCAAGCTCCATCGAAGAGCCGCCGATGTCGCAGACAAGGCCATAGGCACCGGGCCAGCCCAGCAGCACCCCTTGGGCCGAAAGCCGCGCCTCTTCCTCGCCGTCGATGACCCAGATGCGCAGCCCGGTCTCGCGCAGCACATCGGCGCAGAACTCGCGCCCGTCGCTGGCGTCACGCACTGCTGCAGTGGCGACGACGGTGAGTTCCGACAGGCCCATGCCATCGGCCAGCTTGCTGAACCGGCGCAGCGCCGAGAGGGCACGCGCGCGGCCCTCGGGCGATAGATGGCCGGTTTCGGACATGCCCGCGCCTAAGGCGCACATGATCTTTTCGTTATAGAAATAGGCCGGAGAGCGGGCCGCGCCGTCGAACACCACAAGGCGGACAGAGTTCGAGCCCACATCCACCACGCCCACCCGCGCCAAGGCGCGTGCGCCCGGATCTTGAAACAACGGTTTCGCGAAAAGGCCCAGTTCCGCCACGCCGGTCTCAGGGACGGGGGCGGCTCGGGAAGGGTCGGTCTGGTCTGCCATCAATGCTCCTGCGGGCCATCCGTTTGAGGGGATAATTGGCGCAGGGGGGCGGTGAGGTCAATTGCTAACGGGCCGCCTGCCCGGTCAATCCTCGGTATGGGTCAGCTTGGGCACATCCGACGCCCCCGCGCTGCCGCGCCCCGAAAGCGAGGGGTTTTCCATAAAGAAGCGGTGGCAGTTAAACGCGAAAGTCCCCTCCGGCACGGCGGGCCGGGTGAATTTGCCATCCGGCCCCATGACCCAGCTTTGCGCCACGTCAGCCAGATTGGCGGCCATGATCTGGCTGGTTATCTGCGCCTTGACGGTGGGGTTCTCGATCTCGACCAATGTCTCGACTCGGCGGTTGAGGTTGCGGCCCATCCAGTCGGCGGAAGACATGAAAACCCGCGCCTTTTTATGCGGCAGCCCATGGCCATTGCCGAAACAGACGATGCGGCTGTGTTCGAGAAAACGCCCGATGATGGATTTGACCCGGATGTTGTCCGACAGACCTTTCACACCGGGGCGCAGTCCGCAGATGCCACGAATGACAAGGCTGATTTCTACCCCCGCTTGGCTGGCGTCATACAGCGCATCGATCACCTCGGCGTCGATCAGCGCGTTCATCTTGGCCCAGATCACGGCAGGGCGTCCGGCGCGGGCATGTTCGGCCTCAGCGTGGATCATCTCAAGCAGGCGCGGCTTGAGCGTGGTGGGAGAGATGGCGAGATTCTCCAACTGCTCTGGCGGGGCATAGCCCGAGAGGAAGTTGAAAACTTTCGTGGCATCGCGCCCAAGGCTCGAGTCGCAGGTGAAAAGCGACAGGTCCGTATAAATCCGCGCGGTGATCGGGTGATAGTTGCCGGTGCCATAGTGGGTATAGGTCACCAGTTGGTCGCCCTCGCGGCGCACCACGGTCGAGATTTTGGCGTGGGTCTTGAGGTCGAGAAAGCCGTAAACCACATGCGCGCCCGCGCGTTCCAAACGGCGCGACTGGCGGATATTGGCGGCCTCATCAAAGCGGGCCTTCAGTTCAACCAAGGCGGTGACGGATTTACCATCCTCGGCAGCCTCGCAGAGCGCACTGACGATCGGGCTGTCGCGCGAGGTGCGGTAGAGCGTCTGTTTGATCGCCACCACATCGGGATCCCGCGCCGCTTGGGCGAGGAAGCGCACCACCATGTCGAAAGTCTCGTAAGGATGGTGCAGCAGCATGTCCTTTTGCCGGATCGCCGCGAACATATCCCCGTCGTGGTCACTAACCCGCTCGGGCACCCGCGGGGTGAACTGCGGCCAAAGCAGGTCGGGCCGGGCGTCTGTCACAAGTTTTGACAGGTCGGCAATGCCCAACATGCCTTCGATCTCGATCACGTCTTGGGGGCGCACGCAAAGCTCGCGCATGACGACGGATTTGAGCTTTTCGGGCGCGCCTGCGGAATGGGTCAGGCGCACGACCTCACCGCGGCGGCGGCGTTTCAGGGCGACTTCGAATTCCCGCACGAGGTCTTCGGCCTCGTCTTCGACCTCAAGATCGCTGTCGCGTAGCACGCGAAATTCGAAATGCGCTTTGAGTTTGTAGCCCGGAAAGAGGTTGGGGATGTTGATGATCAACAGGTCTTCGAGCGGCAGGTAGCGCAGGCAACCATCGGGCGCGGGCAGGGGCACGAAGCGGTCGATCTGGCCGGGGATCGGTAGCAGCGCTTGCAGGGGGCGTTTGTCGCGGCTGCGTTCCAGTTGCAAAGCCAGCGCATAACCGGTGTTGGGGATGAAAGGGAACGGATGCGCAGGGTCGATGGCCAGCGGCGACAGCACGGCGAAAACTTGGTTGAGAAAGACCCCTTCGAGATGCTTAAGGTCCGCCTCGGTCAGGTCCGCCGTGCGTTCCAGCATGATATTCTGGTCGTCCATCTCGGCCATCAGATCGACGAGCACGCGCTGCTGGGACATCATCAGGTTGCGGGCGTCTTCGTTGATCAGCACCAATTGCTCACCGGGGCTTAGCCCGTCGGCGGCGGCGGTGGTGTTACCGGCTTGGGCCAGTTCGCGCAGCCCCGCGACGCGCACGGTATAGAATTCATCAAGGTTGGTGGCCGAGATTGACAGAAAACGCAGCCGTTCCAGCAGCGGTACGCGCGGGTTCTCGGCCTCTTCCAGCACGCGCCAGTTGAAGTCGAGCCAGCTCAGCTCACGGTTAAAGAAACGTCCCGGCCCGGCGGTATCAAGCTCGGGCAGATCGGTAGCGGGTGGAAAGGGCGCTTGCAGGAAATCAGCTTGGGTCATGCGGGCCTCATGACATTGGAATGTAACGGGTTTGCGAATGCGAACGTTAATTATTCCAGTATCACGCGCGGGGCGGGGCGATGTCCAGCACCTGCGCAGCCAGTGCGCGAGTCAGCGGACGCTTCTGCGCAAGGCTGGCGGCATCCAGCCGGTTTACCAGTGCGATGGCGGCGGCAAAGGATCGGTCCATCCGGGTCATCAGGTAGTTGATCAGCTCCGGTTTCGGCGTCAACTGCCGGTCGGCCAGAAGCTTGACCAGCAGGGCGGAAAGGAGCGCATCATCCGGCGCTTCCATTTCGACCATCGTGGCGCCGCGCATACGGCTGACCAGATCGGGCAGTGTCAGCCCCCAATGTGCCACGGGGCCGGTGCCGGTGAGCAAAAGCGCCTGACCCTCGGCCAGCACGAGGTTGTGCAAGTGAAAAAGCGCCGTTTGCGCCGCCGCGTCTCCGGCGATCAGATGCACATCCTCCACGGCCACAGGCCCACGGGCGAGGGCTGGGATACCGGCCTCCATCAGGTCCGCGGCGCTGATGATCCGCGCGCCTGAAAGGTCCGCCCAAACATGCGTCAGATGCGTCTTGCCCGACCCTTGCGGCCCGGTCAGTGCCAGCTTGCCGCCGGCCCAACCCCGCCAGCCGTCGACCATCGCCATCGCCATCGCGTTGGAGGGGGCGACAAAGAAAGCATCGCGGCCCAGAGCCGTTCGGCTGGGCAGGTTCAACCCGAGTTGATGGGCCATGTCAGCGGATGTCCTCGTCGACCGTCGTTTCAGGTTCGCGGCCCATGTAGAGCACGCTTTCACGGTACCGCGCCGTGGCGAAGCGCGCGATGACGCCGATGGCGGCGGCCACAGGCACGGCGACCAGCAGACCGACGAAGCCAAAGAGCGTGCCAAAGACCGACAGCGCCAGCAGCAGCCAGACCGGGTGGAGCCCGACGGAGTTGCCGACCAGCTTTGGCGTCAGCAGATTGCCCTCAACGATCTGGCCCAGCACGAAGATGCCGGCGACCAGCCCAATTGAAAGCCAATCACCCCAGAACTGAAACAGGGCCAGACCAATCGCCAGCGCCCCGCCAATCAGCGCGCCGAGGTAGGGGATGAAGGTGACCAGCCCGGCGATAAAGCCCACGACAAGGCCGAATTGCAGCCCCACCAGCATCAGCGCCACGGCGTAGTAGGTGCCCAAGATCAGACAGACTGTGCCCATACCACGCACGAAGGAGGCCAGCGTGGCATCTATGTCGCGGGCGAGTTGCCGGATCGTCGGCGCGTGGTCACGCGGCAGCAGACGGTCAATGCCAGCGACCATACGGTCCCAGTCGAGCAGCAGATAGACGGCCACCACGGGCACAATGACAAAGAGCAGCAGGATGTTGATGAGCGAGGCAAAGGAGGCAATCGCTGTCTGGAACAATTCTCC is a window of Sulfitobacter sp. W027 DNA encoding:
- a CDS encoding Ppx/GppA family phosphatase, producing MADQTDPSRAAPVPETGVAELGLFAKPLFQDPGARALARVGVVDVGSNSVRLVVFDGAARSPAYFYNEKIMCALGAGMSETGHLSPEGRARALSALRRFSKLADGMGLSELTVVATAAVRDASDGREFCADVLRETGLRIWVIDGEEEARLSAQGVLLGWPGAYGLVCDIGGSSMELAEISGGRVGRRVTSQLGPLKLRDLKGGAKGRHAHIKEVITGLQEKMGSQRDRLFLVGGSWRAIARIDMYRRGYPLHVLHEYRMTVTSVRETVKFIQASDLEELRNACNVSSSRMSLVPYAAEVLSRLVKTFRPKDIAISSYGIREGMLYEQMPQRLRDRDPLIEACYFAEAKDARMPGFGKVLYNFILPLYRSAPHALKRLVKAACLLHDVSWRAHPDYRAETCFDNATRANLGGLKHLERIYLGLALLHRYSNKRENTRFEDLYEMVDEQTRLEAEILGKAMRFGAMLWMDKNEQRGELRWFPKKKQLELWLTPDMVPLFGEVAEARLNSLAKSLDAEVHVRTGKRPAR
- a CDS encoding RNA degradosome polyphosphate kinase → MTQADFLQAPFPPATDLPELDTAGPGRFFNRELSWLDFNWRVLEEAENPRVPLLERLRFLSISATNLDEFYTVRVAGLRELAQAGNTTAAADGLSPGEQLVLINEDARNLMMSQQRVLVDLMAEMDDQNIMLERTADLTEADLKHLEGVFLNQVFAVLSPLAIDPAHPFPFIPNTGYALALQLERSRDKRPLQALLPIPGQIDRFVPLPAPDGCLRYLPLEDLLIINIPNLFPGYKLKAHFEFRVLRDSDLEVEDEAEDLVREFEVALKRRRRGEVVRLTHSAGAPEKLKSVVMRELCVRPQDVIEIEGMLGIADLSKLVTDARPDLLWPQFTPRVPERVSDHDGDMFAAIRQKDMLLHHPYETFDMVVRFLAQAARDPDVVAIKQTLYRTSRDSPIVSALCEAAEDGKSVTALVELKARFDEAANIRQSRRLERAGAHVVYGFLDLKTHAKISTVVRREGDQLVTYTHYGTGNYHPITARIYTDLSLFTCDSSLGRDATKVFNFLSGYAPPEQLENLAISPTTLKPRLLEMIHAEAEHARAGRPAVIWAKMNALIDAEVIDALYDASQAGVEISLVIRGICGLRPGVKGLSDNIRVKSIIGRFLEHSRIVCFGNGHGLPHKKARVFMSSADWMGRNLNRRVETLVEIENPTVKAQITSQIMAANLADVAQSWVMGPDGKFTRPAVPEGTFAFNCHRFFMENPSLSGRGSAGASDVPKLTHTED
- a CDS encoding HdaA/DnaA family protein, with amino-acid sequence MAHQLGLNLPSRTALGRDAFFVAPSNAMAMAMVDGWRGWAGGKLALTGPQGSGKTHLTHVWADLSGARIISAADLMEAGIPALARGPVAVEDVHLIAGDAAAQTALFHLHNLVLAEGQALLLTGTGPVAHWGLTLPDLVSRMRGATMVEMEAPDDALLSALLVKLLADRQLTPKPELINYLMTRMDRSFAAAIALVNRLDAASLAQKRPLTRALAAQVLDIAPPRA
- a CDS encoding AI-2E family transporter translates to MALPIRDQLKYWGIAAAVFMVALWFMGDVLLPFLLGGAIAYFLDPVADRLERLGLSRVMATALITVAAILIFVLMALLVVPTLVNQTVNLIETAPKVTRNFTDFITSRFPSLLDDDSTLRTSLTTLGTTIQERGGELFQTAIASFASLINILLLFVIVPVVAVYLLLDWDRMVAGIDRLLPRDHAPTIRQLARDIDATLASFVRGMGTVCLILGTYYAVALMLVGLQFGLVVGFIAGLVTFIPYLGALIGGALAIGLALFQFWGDWLSIGLVAGIFVLGQIVEGNLLTPKLVGNSVGLHPVWLLLALSVFGTLFGFVGLLVAVPVAAAIGVIARFATARYRESVLYMGREPETTVDEDIR